The sequence AGATAACTATTTTAGCGATCTTTATAATCTAATAGTAAAAGAAAATCCGAATTTAAAAGAAAAGGCTCAAAAGATAGCTAGAGAGAGGATAGCTAAAACCCAAAAGGAGTGCATTAAATACTTAAAAAAAGAGTATGACTATAGCTTTGTAGAGAGCAAGGCTTTATTTGTATCTGAAAGTATAGGTTGTATAAGTGAAAAATATAGAGACTTTGCAGCAAAGCTAACTTTAATGCTTTATAAGGACGATAAAGAGCTATTTAGAAGAATTTACGGCGAAGACTATGAGAAATTTAAAGAGGTTTTTGAAGATACTATCTCTATATCAGACCTAAAATTTGAAGGCATAAGCGCAAAACAAAAAGAAAAAAATTTAAAGCTTTATGAAAATTTTGAAGAAAAATATAAGGACTATGATATTGAGGGCTTTGGGTATAATCATTGCTGGGATGCAAGCTATGTTTTATTAGTCCAATACTCCCTTATAGACAAAAATGGTCATTTGATTTTGCCTGAGAATAGAAAAAATGATGATAAAAACTAGATTTTTATACTTATTGCTACTTTTAGCTATATTTTCTAACGCCCAAAACTTAAGTATAGAAACGTACAGCAAGGACAACAAATGCTCCATAAGTATAAATGATGAAGAGACTTATAGCAGAGAGTGCGAATATGAGCTTGAACCAAATTTAATATTTTATACCAAATTTAATCGAAGTGAAGTGTGGATATTTCAAGACATACAAAACTATTCCGCCTGCAGTGGACATGGGCCTTTGAGAATTTTTGAAAAGAAAGAGGACAATAATGTTAAATTTCAAGGCAAGATAGATTGGTGCGCGAGTATACCATTTTTCGAAGTCACTAATGAAAGCATCTTAATAATAGACAAACCACACAAAAATATACTAACCAACAATGGTGAGCCAAATTTTAAAAGCAGTGGAAAACTATCAGACGAAAGAAAATATAAATTTGAGAATGGAAAGATCAAAAAGATATAGTTTTGCCTTTGTTAAATAGATATAATGCGACTAAAAAATAGCGGATAGATATGGTAAAAAAGATAGTTATTTTTTATTTTATGGTGCTAGCCTTTATGGCGCATAATGCCTACGCAAAAGATATAAATTTAACTGGGCTTTACAAAAATGAGCCTTGTAATATTTCAATAGAAATAACGAAAAATACCAATAAGGCAAAGTATTTTTACAAGATAGTTGATAATAATCAGACAAAATCACAAGGCTATATATCAAGCATAAAAAGCAATGGCGAAGGTGGATTTTATATAAAATTTAAAAAAATTGACGGGATGTATGAAAATGGTAGCATAGTCATACAAAACTACGGAAACTCTATGAACGAGTATAATCATTTTGAAGATTGCGATAGTAAATATTTAAAATTTGATAAATAGGGCTAGCGTGCGTGATTTTGTAATTACTTTTTTTCAAAGCTGAATAAATAGGATATTACTATGAAAATGAAAAATTTTTAATAGCTATTGTGATGTTTTGACTGTCACCAATGATCCAAACAATAAATTTAAAAGGCGTAAAGACTTAGCAGATCCTATTGAGATATTAAAAGAGGGGTATAAAAATACTTTTGGGGAAATATTATGAGGATAATCTTTAAAATAATCTTAGCTTTACTTTTAGCTGTAAATTTATCATTTGCAACAGATGATTATGATTATAACTGGGGAAAAAAGACAATACCTAAAAAGTTTTTGAATAAAGACTGTAAAAAGCTTGCAAAGAAAATTTGGGTTGAAAGTATGGTCACTTACCGCAGAGATACAATATTAAATATGTATAAAGAGCCGATTTTAAATGTTCTTATTTATGAACCTCCTATAAAAGACATAGAATGTATGAAAAATATGAGATACAAGACCTATGATGCAAATAACTATTCTTATGACTTTGATTTTAAATGGATAAACAAAAACACTCTCTTGGTTCAGTTATTTGACACTAATCCTGAAAATATCTGTGAGCTATGGCTATATGAGGAAAAAGACGGTAGCGTAGATGTTTATAAATTTACATCCAAGAATTTACCTGACTAATAAATTTACAAAGGATAAAAGATTAAATTTAAAACCATACTATTAATAAGCTTTTTAATAGTCATAAATTTAAACGCTTTTGAGCCTCAAAAAAATGCCAATAGAGCCGAAATAAACTGCATGTTTATCTCTAAAAAGCTTAAAGCCAATGGACAAAAAGATGACCGGGAGCAATGCAAAATAGATAGCAATAATACAATGCCCCATAAGCCAGTTGCAGTAAAACTAGATGGTGCTTTAGCTATACTTACGTTTTTAAAAACACAAAACAACAAAACACAAATGGTGCTTTTAAATACAGATAAAACCTTAATAAAACCTGATATTATAGACATTCTAGATGAAATAAAATCAGTATTTTTTATAGAAATAAATAAAAAGAAAAATCTTTGTGTCATCAATAGCTACTCTTTAAATGACGCAAGGAGCAATGTAACTAATTACTATGAGTTAAACAAAAAAGAAAATTCGATCATTGTTTCGCTTCTAACAAAAGTCTTGAATTTTCAATGTGACGACAAGTGTATAGAATATGATGCGGATGCTGTTAAAAAATTACTAATAAAAAATCCTAATGGATATAGTACCTATGGATCATAGAATATGAAATTTTTCAAATTTTTAAATAGTGTATTTTTATTAGTATCATTGCTGACCTTCAATGGTATGGGAAAAGATGAAATACCAAATTTTAAATACAAAGACGTATCTAACTATTATTTTAAAACGGGCAGCGATAGCTATTCTGTAAAAATTTTACGTAATTATAGTGAAGACAATCTGGGTCGAGTAATAGGCATAAAAGAGTGCGCAATTATTTACAAAGACAAGATAAAAAAATGGAGTTTTTGTTATGACGATATGTCGATGTGGAGCGTTACGGCTAATGGCAATATAATTGAGTTTAAAGGTGGAACCCAAGACAGAGACGGAAACATAGTGGATTTTTATATACTTTTTAAAAAATTAGCCTCGAAATTTTATTTGTATGAGTATACTTGGAAATTTGGATACATAGATGAAAATACGAGCGACGAAAAGATTAGTAAAGTAGAAAATTACTACGTAGATCATGGTAAAAAGAATAAGCTTTATATAAATCAAATCACTTCAAAAATTCTTAATGACATGAGAAAAAATTTTATGAAAAATAAGCAGTAATTAGGTAATTTGAGCAACATATTAAAAAGTAAATATATTAATAGGACAGAATTTATATGCTTATAAACTCTTAATGTCTAGCAAAGCTACTATAAAACATTGAACTAAAAATTTGAACAAACAGAAAATAGTGGGGTAACGGTAACTTAGCAGTCATAGATGATCCAATTAGCATCAGAAATATTTTACGAAAAGCAAATATAATAAAAGATTTTACTACAAATTCTGGTATAAAACTTGGCGACAAACAAGAGCAAATTTTAAAGAAGCTAGGTAAGCCAAACGATCTACAAGAAGAAAACACCACCTCTACCGTCACCTACATCACTGAGCAAAATGAAAGCAAACTCTTGCAAGAATTTGATATGCCACTCTACTACGAGAAATTCATCTTTTCTAATGGAGTTTTAAAAGAGTATGAATTTGGATTTGAGTACCCGTGATATTCCGTGGATCAGGATATTAATTCCATAGAGTAGCAAAAGATATTTTACAGCCTAAAAGCGTAGAATTTCTACTCTTCGTCCAAATTTATTTCAGGTAGTTTCTCTTCGGCAAAACTCTTATCTTTTTTGGCAGCTGACGCAACCTCACTAGCTTTTTTTAAAAGCCCATCAAGCCCTTGTCTTGCCAAACGCTCATTTAGCTGCTCTGGCGTATCTTTTGTGCCGTCAAGATCACTAAAATTATCAAATTCTTCATCGTCTTCTTTTTGGATCTTTATCTCGTAATCAAGCTTGCCATTAAGTCTAGCTAGCTCGTCGCTTATCGCAGTGCAAAAGACCTCAGTGTATCCTCTGTGAGCGCAGTTTTTGGCTAGAAATTCACTCATCACGTTTAGGTGATTTATATAGTCATCTTGTAAGATATTTGCCTGTAAAAGCTCGAATTTTAAAAAAAGCCAGTAGGTGTTAAGCACGTCACTTTCGCAGTATTCGTTTATTTTATCAAGCTCGCCTGCATAGTATAGCTCAAGCACCTGATCGCCGTGTACGTCGTACTTGCCAGGTAAATTTAAGCTAGCACAAAGAGTGTCGAGCTTTAGCCCTCTTACGCTTCCAAAATCGCTTATAAAATCAAGCAAATCAAGGTGAAATTTAGGCGAATACCTTGCCCTATAGTTTTCCCATTTATTTTTATTTAGCTCTTTGTTTTCGCTCTCGTAATATGCCGCCGCGTTTAGGTTGTAGCGCATCGCACGCACCATTAGCATCGGTAGGTCAAAGCCACGGCCATTAAAGCTAACAAGCCTTGGGTTATAATCATTGATAAATTTTAAAAATTTAGCGATGATCTCGCGCTCATCCTTGCCCTCCATCGTGCTAACTTTTAAAAATTTGCCGTACTCATCAGCCATTACCGCAGAGATAGCCACGACTCTATGAAACATCACAGGCAAAAACTCACTACCACTGGCCTCTTTTTGTAGCTTCATCGCTTGCACGCTCACATCTTCATCGCTCCCGTCAATGCCATAAATTTTTCTTATCAAATTTGCATCAGGTATCGTTTCGCAGTCAAAGACACAGATGTAACTTTTCGCCATTTTAGCCCTTTTTTAAGCATTTTTTTTTAAAATCATACCAAAAATTTATATCTAAAGTGATCAATGCAAAACAAAAATCAACTAAAAATAGCCATTGTAAAGCTATCAGCACTTGGTGACATTGTCCATGCGGCGATAGTGCTTCAGTTTATCAAAAAGCACCATCCAAATGCCCATATCACATGGCTCGTTGATGCTCGTTTTGCAAGCCTTTTAAAAGATCATCCGCTAATCGACGAGCTAGTCGTTTTACCACTCAAAGAGAGTTTTAAAAAGAGCTATAAGATCATAAAAACGCTTGGTAAATTTGATAAGATAATCGACCTGCAGGGACTTTTTAAATCAGCCGTCGTCGCAAAACTACTTGGCAAAGAAATTTACGGCTTTAGCAAAGAGAGCGTCAAAGAGAAAATAGCTGCTAAGCTTTACAAGCATAAATTTAAAATTGACTACAACGAAAACATAATAGTTAGAAATCTAAGCCTTGCAGGATTTGCTCTAAATTTTAGCTTTGAAGCAAGTGAAATTTTAGAAAAAGTACCTTGCTTTGAAGCAAGTGAAATTTATAAAAATGAAAGTGGCAAAAAACGTGTTTTGATCGCTGCCTTTGCAAGCGAAGAGAGCAAAATTTATAACAAATTTAAAGATGTGATTAGGCTGCTTGATGGATGCGAAATTTACCTTTGTTACGGAAGTGAGAGCGAAAAAGTAAGGGCTGAGGCGATCATCTCAGGCACCTCGGCAAAGCTACTTGAAAAACTTAACATAAAAGAGATGATAAGCTTCATTGCAAGCTGTGATTTAGTAATTGGTAACGATAGTGGCCTAACACACCTTGCTTGGGCGATGAATAGGCCTTCTATCACACTTTTTGGTAACCGTCCAAGCCACAGAAATGCTTACATCACGGATAAAAATTTAGTTATAGATATGGGCAAGCAAATAGACGCCAGAAGTATCGATAAAAACGACTTTTGCATAAGAGAGATTTTCCCAGAAACGATTACAAATTTTGCAAAAAGGCTACTAAATGGATAGGCTCTATCTGGCTGGCTTTTATACTTTAAAATTTTTTATATTTTTACTGCCTAGCTCACTTAGAGATTTGCTCGCTAAATTTTTAGCTTTTTCGTATATGAAGCTTAATAAAAAGCGACTTCACGTCGTTATGACAAATTTAAACCTTGCATTTGGTGAGTCAAAAACCAAGGAAGAGAAGCTAGAGATCGCTAAAAAATGCTACTACAACTTTGCAAAATACCTTGGTATAAATTTCATCCTAAACCAAAATACAACAAAGCAAAAAGTGCTTGAAAAAGTTAGCTTTAAAAATGAGCATAATCTGCTTGAAGTGCTTAAGCTTGATCGTCCGATTATCGTGACGACCGCGCATTTTGGGCAGTGGGAGCTTTTTAGTCTAGCGATGGCTGCTCGCTTTGGTGCAGTCTCAGTGCTTGGCAGAAAGCTTGATAGTAGCGTCATGGATAAAATTTTAAGTGCAAACAGATCACAGTTTGATGTGGAGCTCATTGACAAAGATGGCGGCGCAAAAGATATTTTAAAAGCGCTAAAAGCTAGGCGAATAGTGGGAATTTTAGTCGATCAAAATACCGCTCCAAAAGATGGCATAAAGGTGAAATTTTTTGACAAAGATGTGCTTCACACGCCAGCTGCGAGCGTGCTAGCTCAAAAAACAAACGCACTAATAATTAATGCATTTATCTATCAAAAAGATGAAAACATAAGCGAAGTTTGCTTTTCGCCAGCCATTGATATAAATAAATTTGACAAAGAAGAGGCGGTACAAAAAGTAACGCAAATGCAGTGCAGCGCGTGCGAAGAGATGGTTAGAGCAAGGCCAGAGGAGTACTTTTGGTTTCACAAACGCTTTAAAAGATTTTACGAAAAAGAGTATGAATGCTAAGCGTTGTCATCCTAACTTGCAATAGCGAAAAATATCTAAAAGAGGTACTAGAAAGCGCTAAATTTGCTAATGAGGTCATCGTTGTAGATAGTGGTTCAAAAGATAGCACAAGGCAAATTTGTGATGGCTTTAGCAATGTGAAATTTCACGAGCAAGCTTGGCTGGGATTTGGCGCGCAAAAGCAAAAGGGCGTGGATCTAGCTAAAAATGAGTGGATCTTTGTGCTTGATAGCGACGAGGTGATCATGGATGAACTTAAAAACGAGATCATAGATACATTAAAAGAGCCAAAATTTATGGCTTACAACGTAGCTAGGCTAAATTTTTTCTTTGGCAAAGCGATCAAAAATATGGGGCTCTATCCAGACTACACGGTGAGGCTTTTTAACAAAAATTTTACCAAATTTGATGGCAGAGCCGTGCATGAAAAGGTTATTTTAAATGACGGCTCGCAAAAGCTTGGAGTACTTAAAAATCACTTCTTGCACTATGCATATGAGAGTATCGAGCAGTTTATCTCTAAACAAAATCGCTACTCAAGCATGGGGGCAAAAAGGAATTTATTTAAAGCTTTAACAAGCCCAGCGTGGACATTTTTTAAGCTTTATGTGCTAAAAGGTGGCTTTAAAGAGGGCTTTGCTGGCTACGTCATAGCCAGGCTTTACGCCCAGTACACATTTTGGAAATATATAAAATGAAAATACTTGTAATTAAATTTAGAAATATCGGCGACGTGCTTTTAACCACGCCGCTCATTGAAAATTTACACCACTACTACCCAGATGCAACCATCGACTTTGCTCTAAACAAAGACACAGAAGCGATGATAGAAGGCAATCCTTATATAAATAAAATTCACATTTACGATAGACAAAGTGCAAATTCTGGCTTTTTTAAAAAACTAATTACCGAGATAAAATTTATAAAAGCCATCAAAAAAGAAAAATACGATATGGCCGTGCAAACAACCACGGGGGATCGCGGTATCATCATCTCAAAATACGCAAAGATCAAAAAAATAGTAGGCTTTCTTGGTAAAAATCAATCAATAAATACACTTCTAAACGTCAAAGCAAAATACTATGAAAATTTTTCACATACGATCGATCATAATCTAAATGCTTTAAGGGCTTTGGGATTTGAACCGGTTAGCAAAAAGATGAGTGTATTTTCGGACGAGAGTGTGGAGCATCTAAATTTACCAAAACGCTTTGTACATATGCATCTTACAAGCCGCTGGATGTTTAAATGCGCAAATGATGAGAGCATGGCAGAGATCATTGACTACTGCGAAAATGAGCTTGGGGTAAAGGTCGTGCTAACAAGCGACAATAAAGAAAATGAACTTGAAAAGCTAGCAAGCGTACTAAAAATTTGCAAGAGTAAGCCTATAAATTTAGGCGGCAAATTAAATTTGAAACAAACGATCACCTTATCGAAGCGTTCAAGCCTTTTTATCGGTGTTGATACCGCCATCATGCATATTGCCGCTGCAAATGATGTACCAGTCATAGCCTTTTTTGGTCCAAGTAATGCTTTTGAGTGGGGGCCTTGGGATAACTCACTCATGGAAAATGGCTATACAGCACAAAATGGTATCCAAAATATGGGGAAACACATCGTCTATCAAAAAGACTGGGACTTTGTGCCTTGCGATAAAGAGGGCATAGCAAAGCATGGAATAGAAAAGACCTTGATGGATTTTAGCGACGAAATGCCAAAAATAAAAGCCAAAATAAAAGAAATTTTAGGATAGGCAGATGAATATTCTTCACACGCAGACACTTTTTAACTGGGGTGGTGAGCAAAACAAGACGCTAAATGAGATGCGTTTTATGCGCGAGATGGGTCACAATGTCATACTTTTTTGCAACCCAAATTCCCAGATAGAAAGCATTGCAAAAAAAGAAGGCTTTAGTGTTATAGCACAAGAGATGAATAAGAAAAATTTTCATAAAAGCGTGCCAGTACTTTGTGAAGCGATAAGCTCAAACAAGATAGATATCGTAATCACACATGGCTCGACTGATAGCTGGGTTGGAGCAATTGCTGGACTATTTTACAGAAGCAAAGGTGTTAAATTTTACAAGGAAAGGCATAATCTTTTTCCTATAAAAGGCTTTCTTTCAAAACTCATGCACAAAAAGCTATTTGATAAAATTTTATACATCTCAGATAGTGTCAAAGAGTACCTGTTAAGCATCAGAGTTAGCAAAGATAAGCTCTTTTTTATGCCAAGCACGGTTGATGTTGAAAAGATCGATAGCACAAAAAGCACTTTTAGAGATGAGTTTCATATCGCCAAAGACGAGCTAGTCATCGGCATTTTTACCTCGCTTTACCGCAAGAAAGGCGTCTTTGACTTTGCAAGTGCTGCAAAAGAGATTTTAAAGTCAAAGGATGCGACTATTGTTTTTTCTGGCAACATTAGCGACGGCACAAAAGAGCAGATCGCCTCTATGTTTGATGAAAAAGACAGGATCATCTTCACTGGCTTTAGAAATGACGCGGCAAATGTTATAAAAAGTTTTGATATCTATGTCTTTGCTTCGCACTCTGAGGGGCTTGGTACAGTCCTACTTGAGGCAATGAGCTCAAAAGTGCCAGTCGTAGTCTACGATAACGCACCGATGAATGTACTAGTTAAAAACAAAGAACGTGGGCTTTGTGCTAAAAATTTAGATGAAATTTCACTAAAAGAGTGTATTTTAGAGCTGATAAACGAGCCCGAAAAAGCTAAAATTTACTCACAAAATGCCTTTAAATTTGTGGATGAGAACTTTAGCCATAAGGCGCTAAAAGAAGCTATTAAAAATTTACTGGAGCAAAAATGAACTACCCAGTTTGCGTGCTAACGATGCACCACTGTAATAACAATGAAAATGACTTTGCCATTAAGCCAGAGCTATTTAAAAAAGCTCTTCTTATGGCACTCGATGAGGGCTATAAATTTATAAACTACAGCCAGTTTAAAGATATAACTAGTGGCCGAGCAAAAGCCTCAAGAAAGAGCATTTTACTAACTTTTGATGATGGATATTTTGATAATTATAAATTTGCATTTCCTATCTTAAAAGAGCTAAATATTCCAGCTGTTTGCTTTTTGATAACAGATAAGATCAAAGATTTTAAAAGGCAAGACTACGACTTTGCATTTAAAAAACATAAAGAAATAGACTACGAAAAAGATGCGGAGTATTTTTTAAATTTAGACGAGATCAGGCAAATGCAAGAGAGTGTCCTTTTTGAGTTTGATAGCCATACAGCGAGCCACTTTTCTTGCAAAAGCAATGATAAAGAAAAATTAAGAGAGGAATTTTCTAGCTCGCTGGCTAAGATAAAAGAGCTATTTCCTGAAAAACAAGAATTTGGCTTTTGCTTTCCCAAAGGGCACTTTAACGAGCTTTCACTAAAAGTTGTGAGAGAGTATTATGACTTTGCTTTTAGTGTGATAGATGGCGGATTTTGCGCAGGAGATGATAAATTTAAGATAAGACGTATCGATATATCAAACAATGCAAAGAGCGAGAGTGACTACATTTTTAGGATCAAAAAGAAGCTTTTTATCTATTCTACACCAGTGCTAGGAAATTTATATTCAAATTTTAGAAATAGAGGCTATAAATAATGCTTGAAGCATTAAACGAGGCTTGCAAAGAAATTTAAAAGATAAAAAACGAGCCTTAATCGCTCTTACTGGGCTTCACGGCAGTGGCAAAAGCACACTTGCAAAACAAATTAGAAAAAATGGATTTAAAAACTTTAAACCTTATCAAGCCGCTGTAATCGACGATGATGTAATGAGTATAAATCTCTTTTTTATATGACCAATGGTAAAAATTAAAGTCGACCACAAAAATGAGATAATGCCGTTTTTTTTAAATTTATCATGCCATTTGTAAAAGTCGTAATATACGTAAGCGCAAATCCACTCTTACGTATAAGTAAATGTGACATTCTTTGTATTTTAAACGCTGATGAAGAAACTCGAATCGCTGGAATTTATAAAAGAAACTCGAGCAAGGATCCAAGCCAGTAATCAAAACAATGAGCATAAATTTAAACTAGAGTTCAAATCGCCAATAAAGCAAAATATATAATCAGAAGCGATTCTCCAGATATCACAAAAAACATATAGCCAAAAATAAGAAAATTTTTACCAATTAATTTAGTTCACTAAGACCTTATCGCCGCGTAGATAGAGCCTAAAATATTATTTTGATAAATAAACATAGTCTTTTTTAGCCATTTTTCATCACGTTTTGTAACAATGCGTTTTATCTCTTCAAGGTTGCCATCAGCCTTGTTTATACCACGTTTTGTAGTGAAAAATGCGCTATATCCGTGCTTTTTAGCAGAACTTAGGTATTCATC is a genomic window of Campylobacter concisus containing:
- a CDS encoding glycosyltransferase family 2 protein, whose protein sequence is MLSVVILTCNSEKYLKEVLESAKFANEVIVVDSGSKDSTRQICDGFSNVKFHEQAWLGFGAQKQKGVDLAKNEWIFVLDSDEVIMDELKNEIIDTLKEPKFMAYNVARLNFFFGKAIKNMGLYPDYTVRLFNKNFTKFDGRAVHEKVILNDGSQKLGVLKNHFLHYAYESIEQFISKQNRYSSMGAKRNLFKALTSPAWTFFKLYVLKGGFKEGFAGYVIARLYAQYTFWKYIK
- a CDS encoding glycosyltransferase family 4 protein, yielding MNILHTQTLFNWGGEQNKTLNEMRFMREMGHNVILFCNPNSQIESIAKKEGFSVIAQEMNKKNFHKSVPVLCEAISSNKIDIVITHGSTDSWVGAIAGLFYRSKGVKFYKERHNLFPIKGFLSKLMHKKLFDKILYISDSVKEYLLSIRVSKDKLFFMPSTVDVEKIDSTKSTFRDEFHIAKDELVIGIFTSLYRKKGVFDFASAAKEILKSKDATIVFSGNISDGTKEQIASMFDEKDRIIFTGFRNDAANVIKSFDIYVFASHSEGLGTVLLEAMSSKVPVVVYDNAPMNVLVKNKERGLCAKNLDEISLKECILELINEPEKAKIYSQNAFKFVDENFSHKALKEAIKNLLEQK
- the waaC gene encoding lipopolysaccharide heptosyltransferase I, with amino-acid sequence MQNKNQLKIAIVKLSALGDIVHAAIVLQFIKKHHPNAHITWLVDARFASLLKDHPLIDELVVLPLKESFKKSYKIIKTLGKFDKIIDLQGLFKSAVVAKLLGKEIYGFSKESVKEKIAAKLYKHKFKIDYNENIIVRNLSLAGFALNFSFEASEILEKVPCFEASEIYKNESGKKRVLIAAFASEESKIYNKFKDVIRLLDGCEIYLCYGSESEKVRAEAIISGTSAKLLEKLNIKEMISFIASCDLVIGNDSGLTHLAWAMNRPSITLFGNRPSHRNAYITDKNLVIDMGKQIDARSIDKNDFCIREIFPETITNFAKRLLNG
- a CDS encoding lipid A biosynthesis lauroyl acyltransferase; the protein is MDRLYLAGFYTLKFFIFLLPSSLRDLLAKFLAFSYMKLNKKRLHVVMTNLNLAFGESKTKEEKLEIAKKCYYNFAKYLGINFILNQNTTKQKVLEKVSFKNEHNLLEVLKLDRPIIVTTAHFGQWELFSLAMAARFGAVSVLGRKLDSSVMDKILSANRSQFDVELIDKDGGAKDILKALKARRIVGILVDQNTAPKDGIKVKFFDKDVLHTPAASVLAQKTNALIINAFIYQKDENISEVCFSPAIDINKFDKEEAVQKVTQMQCSACEEMVRARPEEYFWFHKRFKRFYEKEYEC
- a CDS encoding 3'-5' exonuclease, giving the protein MAKSYICVFDCETIPDANLIRKIYGIDGSDEDVSVQAMKLQKEASGSEFLPVMFHRVVAISAVMADEYGKFLKVSTMEGKDEREIIAKFLKFINDYNPRLVSFNGRGFDLPMLMVRAMRYNLNAAAYYESENKELNKNKWENYRARYSPKFHLDLLDFISDFGSVRGLKLDTLCASLNLPGKYDVHGDQVLELYYAGELDKINEYCESDVLNTYWLFLKFELLQANILQDDYINHLNVMSEFLAKNCAHRGYTEVFCTAISDELARLNGKLDYEIKIQKEDDEEFDNFSDLDGTKDTPEQLNERLARQGLDGLLKKASEVASAAKKDKSFAEEKLPEINLDEE
- a CDS encoding polysaccharide deacetylase family protein; translation: MNYPVCVLTMHHCNNNENDFAIKPELFKKALLMALDEGYKFINYSQFKDITSGRAKASRKSILLTFDDGYFDNYKFAFPILKELNIPAVCFLITDKIKDFKRQDYDFAFKKHKEIDYEKDAEYFLNLDEIRQMQESVLFEFDSHTASHFSCKSNDKEKLREEFSSSLAKIKELFPEKQEFGFCFPKGHFNELSLKVVREYYDFAFSVIDGGFCAGDDKFKIRRIDISNNAKSESDYIFRIKKKLFIYSTPVLGNLYSNFRNRGYK
- a CDS encoding adenylyl-sulfate kinase, with protein sequence MQRNLKDKKRALIALTGLHGSGKSTLAKQIRKNGFKNFKPYQAAVIDDDVMSINLFFI
- the rfaQ gene encoding putative lipopolysaccharide heptosyltransferase III codes for the protein MKILVIKFRNIGDVLLTTPLIENLHHYYPDATIDFALNKDTEAMIEGNPYINKIHIYDRQSANSGFFKKLITEIKFIKAIKKEKYDMAVQTTTGDRGIIISKYAKIKKIVGFLGKNQSINTLLNVKAKYYENFSHTIDHNLNALRALGFEPVSKKMSVFSDESVEHLNLPKRFVHMHLTSRWMFKCANDESMAEIIDYCENELGVKVVLTSDNKENELEKLASVLKICKSKPINLGGKLNLKQTITLSKRSSLFIGVDTAIMHIAAANDVPVIAFFGPSNAFEWGPWDNSLMENGYTAQNGIQNMGKHIVYQKDWDFVPCDKEGIAKHGIEKTLMDFSDEMPKIKAKIKEILG